The Panicum hallii strain FIL2 chromosome 9, PHallii_v3.1, whole genome shotgun sequence genome has a window encoding:
- the LOC112876975 gene encoding secretory carrier-associated membrane protein 4 gives MAGRSRYDNPFEEGGADEVNPFADQAKRGASTAQSSYSGGAFYTTQSRPAPPSTRLSPLPPEPADFYNDFATPVDIPMDTNKDMKTREKDLLAKEAELNRREKEIKRREEAAARAGIVLEDKNWPPFFPIIHHDIGNEIPVHLQRTQYVAFASLLGLVLCLFWNIICVSAAWAKGSGPKIWFLAIIYFILGCPGAYFLWYRPLYRAMRNESALKFGWFFLFYLVHIAFCVYAAVSPSILFVGKSLTGIFPAISLIGSSVIVGIFYFVGFGLFCLESLLSMWVIQRVYRYFRGSGKEAEMKREAARGAARAAF, from the exons ATGGCGGGGAGGTCGCGGTACGACAACCCCTTCGAGGAGGGCGGCGCCGACGAGGTCAACCCTTTCGCG GACCAAGCTAAAAGAGGAGCATCAACCGCTCAGTCCAGCTATTCCGGTGGCGCGTTCTACACAACG CAATCACGCCCTGCTCCTCCGAGCACACGCCTTTCGCCTCTTCCCCCGGAACCTGCTGACTTCTACAATGACTTTGCTACCCCGGTGGACATCCCCATGGACACAAACAAG GACATGAAGACAAGGGAGAAGGACCTCCTGGCCAAGGAGGCTGAGTTAAACAGGCGTGAAAAG GAAATCAAAAGGAGAGAAGAGGCTGCAGCACGAG CTGGCATTGTATTGGAAGATAAAAACTGGCCACCGTTTTTTCCCATCATTCATCATGATATTGGGAACGAGATACCTGTCCATTTGCAAAGAACACAGTACGTTGCGTTTGCATCACTATTAG GATTGGTCTTGTGCCTGTTTTGGAACATCATCTGTGTTAGCGCTGCCTGGGCAAAAGGGTCAG GTCCTAAGATATGGTTTCTTGCAATCATATACTTCATTCTTGGATGCCCCGGTGCCTACTTCCTATGGTACCGACCACTTTACCGTGCCATGAG GAATGAGAGTGCCCTCAAATTTGGGTGGTTTTTCCTCTTCTACTTG GTTCATATCGCCTTCTGCGTGTATGCAGCTGTTTCTCCTTCAATTCTCTTTGTGGGAAAATCGTTGAC CGGGATTTTTCCAGCAATCAGCTTGATAGGCAGTAGCGTCATTGTTGGG ATCTTTTACTTCGTTGGCTTTGGATTGTTCTGCCTGGAGTCTTTGCTAAGCATGTGGGTCATTCAG CGTGTTTACCGGTACTTCCGGGGCAGCGGGAAAGAAGCGGAGATGAAGCGGGAGGCAgcacgcggcgcggcgagggcaGCATTTTGA
- the LOC112876976 gene encoding secretory carrier-associated membrane protein 4-like isoform X3: MAGRWRHDNPFEEGDGDVNPFSHQRPTPLPPEPAGFYNDIGASVDIPLDTKKDLKKKERELMAKEAELNRREQEIKRREEALARAGVIIEPKNWPPFFPIIHVDISNDIPVHLQRVQYVSFASLLGLVICLFWNILCVTGAWITGHDPRIWFLAVIYFITGCPGAYFLWYRPLYRAMRKDSAFSYGWFFLFYFFHIAFCIYAAISPPFFYMGRSLAGIFQAISEMGENAAVGIMYFMGFAIFVLEVLLSIWVFQRVYWFFRGKGTEAQMRPDAATRAPPS; this comes from the exons ATGGCGGGGAGGTGGAGGCACGACAACCCGTTCGAGGAGGGCGACGGAGACGTCAACCCCTTCTCG CATCAACGCCCAACTCCGCTCCCTCCTGAACCTGCTGGTTTCTACAATGACATTGGTGCTTCTGTAGATATCCCACTTGATACTAAAAAG GACctaaagaaaaaggagagagaactTATGGCTAAAGAGGCCGAGCTAAACAGGAGGGAACAG GAAATAAAAAGAAGGGAAGAAGCTCTTGCAAGAG CTGGGGTCATAATAGAGCCAAAAAACTGGCCACCATTCTTCCCCATTATTCATGTTGACATTTCAAATGATATACCTGTGCACTTGCAGCGAGTACAGTATGTTTCTTTTGCATCACTTCTAG GGTTGGTCATATGCCTCTTCTGGAACATTTTATGTGTAACTGGTGCTTGGATTACAGGGCATG ATCCTAGGATCTGGTTTCTGGCAGTCATATACTTCATTACTGGATGCCCTGGTGCCTACTTTTTATGGTACCGGCCTCTTTATCGTGCCATGAG GAAGGATAGTGCATTCAGCTATGGATGGTTCTTCCTATTCTACTTT TTTCACATTGCCTTCTGCATATACGCTGCTATTTCTCCGCCATTCTTTTATATGGGAAGATCGTTGGC TGGAATTTTCCAAGCAATCAGTGAAATGGGCGAGAACGCTGCTGTTGGG ATAATGTACTTTATGGGCTTTGCTATATTTGTGCTGGAGGTGCTGCTGAGCATATGGGTCTTCCAG AGGGTGTACTGGTTTTTCCGCGGAAAAGGCACGGAGGCGCAGATGCGGCCTGACGCCGCGACCCGTGCGCCGCCGTCCTGA
- the LOC112872759 gene encoding agamous-like MADS-box protein AGL80 codes for MARKKVTLQWIANDSTRRATFKKRRKGLMKKASELATLCDVDACVVVYGEGESQPEVWPDVPTVAQVLARFKAMPELDQCKKMMDMEGFLNQRIEKLREQLHKAQRENRERETTILLHDAIAGRRPGGLAGLSVEEIASLGWMVENRLHAVRDAIERLQGKGQEAPAAATATTALQLQLPQVGGLPLVPYGHRDVMMQAPPHPQAAWLMEVARAGGDLGALVYSGFGGGRGSFAGGAAAGTSNAAAGAEMLPPQLGNMGAAGFAWADPAGLSFPPM; via the coding sequence ATGGCTCGCAAGAAGGTGACCCTGCAGTGGATCGCCAACGACTCGACCCGGCGCGCGACGTTCAAGAAGCGGCGcaagggcctgatgaagaaGGCGAGCGAGCTGGCGACGCTGTGCGACGTGGACGCCTGCGTTGTGGTGTACGGCGAGGGCGAGTCGCAGCCGGAGGTGTGGCCGGacgtgcccacggtggcgcaggTGCTGGCGCGCTTCAAGGCGATGCCGGAGCTGGACCAGTGCAAGAAGATGATGGACATGGAGGGCTTCCTGAACCAGCGCATCGAGAAGCTCCGGGAGCAGCTGCACAAGGCGCAGCGCGAGAACCGCGAGCGCGAGACCACGATCCTCCTGCACGACGCCATCGCCGGGCGCCGCCCGGGGGGCCTCGCGGGCCTCTCCGTCGAGGAGATCGCCAGCCTCGGGTGGATGGTGGAGAACCGCCTCCACGCCGTCAGGGACGCCATCGAGCGCCTCCAGGGGAAGGGGCAGGAGGCCCCGGCTGcagcgacggcgacgacggcgctgcagctgcagctgccGCAGGTGGGTGGCCTCCCGCTGGTGCCTTACGGCCACCGGGACGTGATGATGCAGGCGCCACCGCACCCGCAGGCGGCCTGGCTGATGGAGGTGGCCAGGGCCGGAGGCGACCTCGGCGCGCTGGTCTACAGCGGCTTCGGCGGTGGGCGCGGGAGCTTCGCtggaggcgccgccgccggcacctccaacgccgccgccggggcAGAAATGCTGCCGCCGCAGCTGGGCAACATGGGTGCTGCCGGGTTCGCGTGGGCTGATCCTGCTGGTCTCTCTTTCCCTCCCATGTAG
- the LOC112876976 gene encoding secretory carrier-associated membrane protein 4-like isoform X1: protein MFFLLVIRNCSSATSIRGVEFTPAFPNSVTSGACPIVLTNLHIHLNQHQRPTPLPPEPAGFYNDIGASVDIPLDTKKDLKKKERELMAKEAELNRREQEIKRREEALARAGVIIEPKNWPPFFPIIHVDISNDIPVHLQRVQYVSFASLLGLVICLFWNILCVTGAWITGHDPRIWFLAVIYFITGCPGAYFLWYRPLYRAMRKDSAFSYGWFFLFYFFHIAFCIYAAISPPFFYMGRSLAGIFQAISEMGENAAVGIMYFMGFAIFVLEVLLSIWVFQRVYWFFRGKGTEAQMRPDAATRAPPS from the exons ATGTTCTTCCTGCTCGTGATACGGAACTGCTCCAGTGCCACTTCTATCAGGGGCGTGGAATTCACCCCAGCATTCCCCAATAGTGTTACCTCCGGAGCGTGCCCGATTGTCCTGACCAACCTGCACATCCATTTGAACCAA CATCAACGCCCAACTCCGCTCCCTCCTGAACCTGCTGGTTTCTACAATGACATTGGTGCTTCTGTAGATATCCCACTTGATACTAAAAAG GACctaaagaaaaaggagagagaactTATGGCTAAAGAGGCCGAGCTAAACAGGAGGGAACAG GAAATAAAAAGAAGGGAAGAAGCTCTTGCAAGAG CTGGGGTCATAATAGAGCCAAAAAACTGGCCACCATTCTTCCCCATTATTCATGTTGACATTTCAAATGATATACCTGTGCACTTGCAGCGAGTACAGTATGTTTCTTTTGCATCACTTCTAG GGTTGGTCATATGCCTCTTCTGGAACATTTTATGTGTAACTGGTGCTTGGATTACAGGGCATG ATCCTAGGATCTGGTTTCTGGCAGTCATATACTTCATTACTGGATGCCCTGGTGCCTACTTTTTATGGTACCGGCCTCTTTATCGTGCCATGAG GAAGGATAGTGCATTCAGCTATGGATGGTTCTTCCTATTCTACTTT TTTCACATTGCCTTCTGCATATACGCTGCTATTTCTCCGCCATTCTTTTATATGGGAAGATCGTTGGC TGGAATTTTCCAAGCAATCAGTGAAATGGGCGAGAACGCTGCTGTTGGG ATAATGTACTTTATGGGCTTTGCTATATTTGTGCTGGAGGTGCTGCTGAGCATATGGGTCTTCCAG AGGGTGTACTGGTTTTTCCGCGGAAAAGGCACGGAGGCGCAGATGCGGCCTGACGCCGCGACCCGTGCGCCGCCGTCCTGA
- the LOC112876976 gene encoding secretory carrier-associated membrane protein 4-like isoform X2 codes for MFFLLVIRNCSSATSIRGVEFTPAFPNSVTSGACPIVLTNLHIHLNQHQRPTPLPPEPAGFYNDIGASVDIPLDTKKDLKKKERELMAKEAELNRREQEIKRREEALARAGVIIEPKNWPPFFPIIHVDISNDIPVHLQRVQYVSFASLLGLVICLFWNILCVTGAWITGHDPRIWFLAVIYFITGCPGAYFLWKDSAFSYGWFFLFYFFHIAFCIYAAISPPFFYMGRSLAGIFQAISEMGENAAVGIMYFMGFAIFVLEVLLSIWVFQRVYWFFRGKGTEAQMRPDAATRAPPS; via the exons ATGTTCTTCCTGCTCGTGATACGGAACTGCTCCAGTGCCACTTCTATCAGGGGCGTGGAATTCACCCCAGCATTCCCCAATAGTGTTACCTCCGGAGCGTGCCCGATTGTCCTGACCAACCTGCACATCCATTTGAACCAA CATCAACGCCCAACTCCGCTCCCTCCTGAACCTGCTGGTTTCTACAATGACATTGGTGCTTCTGTAGATATCCCACTTGATACTAAAAAG GACctaaagaaaaaggagagagaactTATGGCTAAAGAGGCCGAGCTAAACAGGAGGGAACAG GAAATAAAAAGAAGGGAAGAAGCTCTTGCAAGAG CTGGGGTCATAATAGAGCCAAAAAACTGGCCACCATTCTTCCCCATTATTCATGTTGACATTTCAAATGATATACCTGTGCACTTGCAGCGAGTACAGTATGTTTCTTTTGCATCACTTCTAG GGTTGGTCATATGCCTCTTCTGGAACATTTTATGTGTAACTGGTGCTTGGATTACAGGGCATG ATCCTAGGATCTGGTTTCTGGCAGTCATATACTTCATTACTGGATGCCCTGGTGCCTACTTTTTATG GAAGGATAGTGCATTCAGCTATGGATGGTTCTTCCTATTCTACTTT TTTCACATTGCCTTCTGCATATACGCTGCTATTTCTCCGCCATTCTTTTATATGGGAAGATCGTTGGC TGGAATTTTCCAAGCAATCAGTGAAATGGGCGAGAACGCTGCTGTTGGG ATAATGTACTTTATGGGCTTTGCTATATTTGTGCTGGAGGTGCTGCTGAGCATATGGGTCTTCCAG AGGGTGTACTGGTTTTTCCGCGGAAAAGGCACGGAGGCGCAGATGCGGCCTGACGCCGCGACCCGTGCGCCGCCGTCCTGA